A region from the Triticum aestivum cultivar Chinese Spring chromosome 3D, IWGSC CS RefSeq v2.1, whole genome shotgun sequence genome encodes:
- the LOC123079003 gene encoding GPN-loop GTPase QQT1: MVFGQVVIGPPGSGKTTYCNGMSQFLSLVGRKVAVINLDPANDALPYECAINIEDLIKLSDVMSEHSLGPNGGLVYCMDYLEMNIDWLEEKLKPLIEDHYFLFDFPGQVELFSLHTNARNIINKLIKKLDLRLTAVHLVDAHLCCDPGKYVSALLLSLSTMLHLELPHINVLSKIDLIENYGNLAFNLDFYTDVQDLSYLQYHLDQDPRSAKYRKLTKELCDVIDDFSLVNFSTLDIQDKESVGNLVKLIDKSNGYIFSSIDSSAVEFSKIAAAPLDWDYYRTAAVQEKYMKDDEIVQKTSGMQ; the protein is encoded by the exons ATGGTGTTTGGACAGGTTGTGATCGGGCCACCAGGCTCCGGCAAGACCACCTACTGCAACGGCATgtcccagttcctctccctcgtagGAAG GAAAGTTGCGGTCATCAATCTCGACCCCGCGAATGATGCATTGCC ATATGAATGTGCCATCAACATTGAGGACCTCATAAAGCTTAGTGATGTCATGTCTGAGCATTCGCTTGGTCCTAATGGAG GGCTTGTGTATTGCATGGATTACTTGGAGATGAATATTGACTGGCTTGAAGAGAAACTGAAACCTCTTATTGAAG ATCactattttttatttgatttcccGGGGCAAGTGGAACTTTTCTCCCTTCACACAAATGCAAGGAATATCATCAATAAACTCATCAAAAAGCTAGACTTGCGG CTGACTGCTGTGCACCTTGTTGATGCTCATTTATGTTGTGATCCTGGGAAGTATGTGAGTGCTTTGCTTCTTTCACTATCAACAATGTTACACTTGGAGCTACCACACATCAATGTTTTATCAAAGATTGACCTTATTGAGAACTATGGAAATTTAG CATTCAACCTTGACTTCTACACTGATGTCCAAGACCTGTCCTATTTGCAATACCATCTTGATCAAGATCCTCGTTCTGCCAAGTACAG GAAACTTACGAAAGAGCTATGTGATGTGATTGATGATTTTAGCTTAGTCAATTTTTCGACTTTGGACATCCAG GACAAGGAAAGTGTTGGTAATCTTGTGAAGTTGATTGACAAGAGCAATGGCTATATATTCTCTTCCATAGACAGCAGTGCCGTTGAGTTCAGCAAAATCGCGGCTGCGCCTCTTGACTGGGACTACTACAG AACAGCGGCGGTGCAGGAGAAGTACATGAAAGATGATGAGATCGTTCAGAAAACAAGCGGGATGCAATGA